AAATCTCCTGTTATCCTTTAAATTCCTTGCCTGTCTTGTTCTGAACCTGAATCCAAGGAAATCAAACTCATAGTTTTCTGCCTTACCCGTGCGAAGCTGGTCTCGACAATAGACAATCTTAGTCTTGTCTTCGTGAAGTTCGATTCCGCACTCAGTGAATCTCTCTCGAATCTTATCCAATAGATAGAGGGCTTGAGCCTCAGTCTTACAATGAGCTAAACCATCGTCTGCATAGCGACACCATTCAATAGTTGAAAAGTTCCTCTTCATCCAATAGTCAAAACAGTAATGCATGCAGAGGTTACTCAAAATTGGAGAGATAACTCCACCTTGAGGTGTCCCTTTCACCCTGTCTGTAAGCG
The nucleotide sequence above comes from Pseudobacteriovorax antillogorgiicola. Encoded proteins:
- a CDS encoding reverse transcriptase domain-containing protein, with amino-acid sequence MQTSNGALTDRVKGTPQGGVISPILSNLCMHYCFDYWMKRNFSTIEWCRYADDGLAHCKTEAQALYLLDKIRERFTECGIELHEDKTKIVYCRDQLRTGKAENYEFDFLGFRFRTRQARNLKDNRRFNTFSPAPSPIALKQIRHVIKYRWRLQSWIHYSLDDIARAFNPMIQGWINYYSKFNRSYFVPIIKYINDRLRIWFQKKFPKLRGKKGRTIKLIQRIIKAKPRLFAHWRWIPMY